ATCTCTCCGGTCGCTTTATCAAACGCACGGAAACGTTCGTCCTTGGTGGCGCCGATGAATACCAGCCCTCCGGCAGTCACCATGGGACCCCCAATGTTAAAGGTGCCGGTATCTTCAACCCCTTTGGCTTCGAGCGCGGGATAGGTACCCAGGGTTTTGGACCAGACAAAATCACCTGTATTCAGGTCAATGGCGTGGAGCTGCCCCCAAGGTCGCTTGTTGATGGGATAGCCCTCTTGATCGTGCAGATCCTTATGTCCGTTCATCACGTAAGGGATGTTATTTCGCCAGGTAAGAGCAACCTCACTGGTTTTGATTTTCTCCTCATCGCGATCACGAAACAGGAAGGCCAGGATACTTTGTTTTTCTATCTCATGAAAGGGAGCAAAGGAAGGCATTGAGCCACGTCCTTCCTGGATCACTTGGTAAACTTCTTCCCGGGACAAACGCTCCTTCACGGTCCGTAACGCGGGCAGCTCCATCCCAGGAATCTTCCCCGCGTCATCCAAGCCATGACAGTTCGAACAAATCCCCTGGTAGATATCCTCTCCCAACTCCCATAGCGGCATCTCTTCTTTCTCCGTGGCCTTCTTCATGGAAGTGTATTCGGCTTCATTGGACACATTGATATAAAGAATATTAGTTTCCGGATCAAAACCAGGACCTGGCCACTCGGAACCTCCGTTAAATTGCGGCATGAGGATCGTCTTCTCAAAACCCGGTGGTTTGTAGAGCGGTCCATATTTAAAGTCTTTGAGCAAGTCTAAGACAAAAGCGCGTGACTCCGGCGTTAGATCTGTGACATCCTCCAAATCAAAACCGATTCGCCCATAGGGTAATGGCTTTGTAGGAAACGGTTGCGTGCGGGAGGTTTCCTCGCCCCATATCTCCGATTGAGGTACAGGGCGCTCCTCCACCTCGAAAATGGGTTCCCCCGTCTCCCGATCAAAGACGAACAATAAAGCAATCTTGGTAGCCTGAGCCACGGCATCAATCTGTCGGCCATCTTTCTCAACCGTTACAAGCACCGGAGGCATGGGTAAGTCGTAGTCCCAGATATCATGATGTGTGATTTGAAAATGCCAGATGCGTTCACCCGTTTCCGCATAGAGCGCCAGAACACAGTTAGCAAAGAGGTTGTCCCCTACCCGATCACCGCCGTAGCCGTCGTAGCTGGGCGCTCCGGTAGCGGCAAAGACGATACCCCGCTCGGAATCGAGCGTGAGTCCCGACCAGGCATTGGCTCCACCGTTTCGTTTGTAGGAATCAGGCGACCAGGTCTCGTATCCGTATTCACCCGGATGTGGAATGGTGTGAAAGATCCATTTCCGTTCACCGGTGCGGATGTCGAAACCCCGGATGTGACCAGGGGCCGCTTGCGCAGGCCCTTCCCCCACCGAACCTCCGATAATGAGAATGTCTTTGTAGACCACACCCGGTGCCCTCGGAGAGTAGGAACGCAAAATACCGTCCGTGTCGAGCTGCTCTCGCATGTCGAGACGACCCTCGACCCCGAAGCTCTTGATCGGTTCGCCCGTCGCGGCATTGAGCGCATAGTAGTAGTCACTGGCTCCTACATAGATCCGTTTGTCGGGCCCATCTTCCCAATACAATAATCCACGCGAGTAACCTAGCACCTTATCTCCATCATGCGGGTCGAATCGCCAGATCTCTTCACCAATCAGTGCGTTAATCGCTACCGCTTTTTGGCCAGGTGTGGTTAGATACATCACTCCATCAACGACGATCGGATTGCACTGGATAGTGGAACGCAGGGTCTCCCCTTTATCATCCGCCCGGTAGCGCCACACCAGTTCGAGCTGGTCCACATTGCCCCGATTGATCTGATCGAGCTCGGAGTATTTGGTCCCCTTCAGGTCCCCATTGTAGACCTGCCACTCACGTTGGCTGTTGCGAGGGTCTTCGTTACCCAAAACCGCACTCGTAAAATGCAGAATGGCAAGAGCAGAAGTAGCTGCTATACGTCTTGGCTTCATTTCCTAAATGCTTCAGGTCGATTCTCAAAAGACAGATCAGGAAACTCCGGTGCTTCCGGCACTTCACGCGGATCCTTTTCCAACTCTTTTAACAGGTACTCGATCCCTGCCTCGAGCTGGGCATCTTGCCCGTTAAAGGTCGCATACGGAAGATTATCAAGCTCGATATCCGGAATCACACCGACTTGTTCCACCAGCCACTTTCCTTCGGGGCCGTAGACACCCATCATAGGAGCACGAGCGATTCCATTGTCAGATAGTCTATTACCTGAGTGGAGCCAGATTTCGCCACCCCAAGTCCGAGTCCCTAGCACCTTCCCTAATTCCAATCGCTGGAATCCTTCAGCAAAGGCTTCGCCATCGGAAGCGGTCAACTCATTACATAAAACGAGGATGTGACCACGAAAGGCATACTGCATGTTCCATTCAGTAGCCGTGTCACGATTTTTCCAATACATCCAGGCGGTACGCATGAGTTTTTCCAGAATAAAACTTTCAATGTTTCCTCCCCGATTGTGCCGCACATCCACGATCAATGCCGGCCGATCAAAGATAGGATAAAATTCGCGGTACCACTGCTCCAGATCGCTAGCCACCATCGACTGCAAGTGAACATAACCAATTTTATCATCACCCAATGTTTCAACTTTTAAACGACGCGTGTATTCCCAATCGTCGTAGCGCAGGCCATAGCCGTTGTTCTTGGGTATAACAATGGCATCCTGTTCCTCACCGGAAGATTTGCGCACAGACAGTCTCACCTGTTTGCCGTTCTGATTTCTCAACAACTCGCCAATCGCTCTGGCCGAGAGTGTATCCACACCATTAACCTGCACAATGACATCTCCCACTTCGATATCCAACTCGGGGTGATCTAACGGCGACCGTTCATTGGGATAGTCGGGATCAGCCTGGTAAATGTAGTCGATTCGATACCCCCCTGCCTCAGGATCTCTGACGAGTCGCCCACCTAAGGTTGGAACTCCCACATCATCCGGACCGTCACGCAAATCTCCACCACGGACACTGGTGTGTAAGGCAGACAGCTCGCCCACCATTCGCCCAATCAAGTCTGACAACTCGTCCCGGGTAGTTACTCGATCTACCAAAGGCAGATATTTTTCATGCATTGCATCCCAATCGACTCCGTGCATTCCAGGATCGTAAAAATAATCACGTTCCATTCGCCAGGCATCGGTAAAAATCTGCCGCCAATCCTCACGCACATTGATAGGAAAACTCCACTGGCTTAAATTTAACTTAGAGTCGTCAAGCTTGCTAGCCGGTTTCGGCGTGGCATTGATCACGTAAAAATCGTTACCTTTTAGAAAGGCTAGCTTTTCCCCATCCTGGGAAACCTGGAAATTCCGAATATCCGAAGTGATCTGCTCCGGTTTCGGCTTCTCGTTCGTAATCTCCAAACCCATCAAGTGAGTCTTGGCACCGATGCCTGTATCCGACTTCGTAAAAAACAGGGCTTTGTCGTTTCCATGAAGCTGACCGTAGTTTCCCGCAGGAATGGGCACTTCCTGAACACGCCTTTGGATACCATCCAGATCGATCGCGATCAGGGTTTCTTCGTCTTGTTCTTCCTCTTCGCCTTGCTCTTGCTCTTCCTCTTTTGACTGCTCCGACTTAGATTCAGTTTCTTCTTCATCCTCATCCTCCTCTTCAACCTTCACGAGTTCATCGTCCGGACGGAAGGGCGATCGCAGCCCCTTTTGCAAGGACAGGTGAAAGAGCTTCATCTTTCGATCGAAATAGGGCTCCGGCTGCCGAGGCCCCCAAGGACTTCCCACCAAGGTCTTAAAGTTTCGATCGGAAAGAAAATACAACCACTCTCCATCCGGATGCCAGACTGGATCAAAACTGTTGGCCCGATCGGATGTAAGCTCCGTAACCGAACCATCGGCCAGACTATACAAGTGAATCTGA
This genomic stretch from Opitutia bacterium ISCC 52 harbors:
- a CDS encoding PQQ-binding-like beta-propeller repeat protein, whose protein sequence is MKPRRIAATSALAILHFTSAVLGNEDPRNSQREWQVYNGDLKGTKYSELDQINRGNVDQLELVWRYRADDKGETLRSTIQCNPIVVDGVMYLTTPGQKAVAINALIGEEIWRFDPHDGDKVLGYSRGLLYWEDGPDKRIYVGASDYYYALNAATGEPIKSFGVEGRLDMREQLDTDGILRSYSPRAPGVVYKDILIIGGSVGEGPAQAAPGHIRGFDIRTGERKWIFHTIPHPGEYGYETWSPDSYKRNGGANAWSGLTLDSERGIVFAATGAPSYDGYGGDRVGDNLFANCVLALYAETGERIWHFQITHHDIWDYDLPMPPVLVTVEKDGRQIDAVAQATKIALLFVFDRETGEPIFEVEERPVPQSEIWGEETSRTQPFPTKPLPYGRIGFDLEDVTDLTPESRAFVLDLLKDFKYGPLYKPPGFEKTILMPQFNGGSEWPGPGFDPETNILYINVSNEAEYTSMKKATEKEEMPLWELGEDIYQGICSNCHGLDDAGKIPGMELPALRTVKERLSREEVYQVIQEGRGSMPSFAPFHEIEKQSILAFLFRDRDEEKIKTSEVALTWRNNIPYVMNGHKDLHDQEGYPINKRPWGQLHAIDLNTGDFVWSKTLGTYPALEAKGVEDTGTFNIGGPMVTAGGLVFIGATKDERFRAFDKATGEILWTYQLDAAGYATPATFEMDGRQYVVIAGGGGSKLQTKPGDSYYCFALP
- a CDS encoding PD40 domain-containing protein translates to MFAGQASSLINRKVIGLFFVLSAMVSLTNGQGVEGYYRFPALHEDTLVFSAEGDLWTVPVKGGLARRLTSHPGEERNPQISPDGKTLAFTATYEGPMEVYTMPLEGGLPIRRTYQAESSVATTWTPDGKLVYTTQHFSTLPNRQLVAIDTESNVENRIPLSQASEGNYDDSGETLFFVRPPFHGNVTKRYSGGTARQIWSFKEGDAEAVKLTTDHVGESHHPMWWKGRVYFVTDRDGTMNLWSMKENGSDLEQHTEHLDFDVRQPYLNEGRIVYHRAGDLWLYDVRSKRDQIIPIRLVSDLDQLRENWVEKPTDYITNAALHPEGEKVALTARGRVFVVPVKSGRLVQISRKPGVRYRDAVFSADGEKIITLSDESSEFEFVEYPADGIGEANTLTDDGEILRFEGKPSPDGKWLSYSDLNNHLWLLEMETGEQKIISTNNHGIDGISWSPDSQWISFVQYSYNTFRQIHLYSLADGSVTELTSDRANSFDPVWHPDGEWLYFLSDRNFKTLVGSPWGPRQPEPYFDRKMKLFHLSLQKGLRSPFRPDDELVKVEEEDEDEEETESKSEQSKEEEQEQGEEEEQDEETLIAIDLDGIQRRVQEVPIPAGNYGQLHGNDKALFFTKSDTGIGAKTHLMGLEITNEKPKPEQITSDIRNFQVSQDGEKLAFLKGNDFYVINATPKPASKLDDSKLNLSQWSFPINVREDWRQIFTDAWRMERDYFYDPGMHGVDWDAMHEKYLPLVDRVTTRDELSDLIGRMVGELSALHTSVRGGDLRDGPDDVGVPTLGGRLVRDPEAGGYRIDYIYQADPDYPNERSPLDHPELDIEVGDVIVQVNGVDTLSARAIGELLRNQNGKQVRLSVRKSSGEEQDAIVIPKNNGYGLRYDDWEYTRRLKVETLGDDKIGYVHLQSMVASDLEQWYREFYPIFDRPALIVDVRHNRGGNIESFILEKLMRTAWMYWKNRDTATEWNMQYAFRGHILVLCNELTASDGEAFAEGFQRLELGKVLGTRTWGGEIWLHSGNRLSDNGIARAPMMGVYGPEGKWLVEQVGVIPDIELDNLPYATFNGQDAQLEAGIEYLLKELEKDPREVPEAPEFPDLSFENRPEAFRK